The genomic window GGGAAACACGCGGAAGCAGTCGCTACTAGAACAATGGCTTTCGGTAGGCGAGTTGTCGGCTGAAAGTAAGAGGCCCTGTTTGCATGGGGTTAACACGGATTCAAACGCCGTGGACAAAAAATATGGATCCGACGTGCGCACAACCCGTCAGAGCCCGCCTATACGTAGCGGCAATTGGACGGAACCTCAGGAGAGGGTTTTCGAATGGTTTgcattagggatcgaccgataccgatttttaagggccgatacgataccgatattttttcatcagccttacgccgataccgattttcttgagccgattttatttaatttttttaaaggaacatttattgaacttcaatataaaaaacaatctttaacaaatagtaaaaacaggtgaagtagaacaagtaagaacaagtagatgaacaatatttaacaaatattaaaaacaggtgaggtagaacaagtaaaaaaataaaaaaataaaaaaataaaaaaaataaaaaatcagccgcgtatcggccgataccgatacacgtaaaaaacgcgaatatcggccgataatatcggccgaccgatatatcggtcgatccctagtttgCATACGTCTCTCGTGCAATACTTCCTGTCTGTGTAGACGGAGAAAACATCCCTCTTTGCCCCGCAATCTCAAAATCCTTTTCTGATGTTATTGGCTGAAATGTAAGGGGATTTACTGCATTGCGAAAACACAAGTAGCGTTTCCCTAGCAACATAAAGTATTACACAAGGCCTAGTGACAGACACAAGGATGTGTTGCCTTGCAAGAAATAATGGCACAGTGATATCTCTTTTACACAATACTCAAGTGTAGAGTGCCCATGTTTTCACACAGGAGAAATATTTAATCACATGCACACTCGCAATTAGAGTGCTCATTAATTATTGTTGGAGTAGATAAGAAGGGGAGGCAGTCTACGCTTGAGGGATGTTGTGCAACGGCCAATGAAAGAGAAATATAGCCTCACCTGCGCCAGGAATGATGGCAAGTTTGGCCTCCACTAGACccatttttgcattattagctGCAGAAATGACAAAGTCATAATTAAAGTCTGTCATGCAATCACCATCAGATTACAATCTTTAAATAATTCACAAAAGGTAATGAGGAAATAAAATGAGAAATCAAACACATtatacaataatataaataaataatatataactaataTGTTCTTCTCTTAATAATATGACAAAAACCGATGCTGATCAAACCTCTTCCCTGTAACAACAATGGTGATAAGAATATTATCCTATTCCTCTCTTTGCACGGATCCCAGCCCCCTCCTACAAAGAAGTCAGTAAGGCACCAATGTCTTTCCCTTGTATGGAGAACAACAACATATCTGTTTTCTCGGTCCTTTAACATGGCCACAGCACTGACAGCAGTGACTCTTATTTCTCCCTTCCTTTCTCCTACTCCCCCTCAGTCTTTTGACTTTTTGTGGTCCATTTGCTTGCTTAAGTTTTTGTTTAAGCATTCTAAGAAGATAAGTCTATGGCATTTTTTCATGACATGGTCTTTATTTTGCAGATGCTTCCTTTGCTTGGGTTCTGAAAAATgtttgaaaatcatttcaaaaaGCTTAATCAACAACTTCCCCTGAAACTTAGTTTTGAGAGCTACTCACATGAAACTCTGATGTCACAAGACAGAGCCATCTCCAAACCCCCGCCCAATGCAGCTCCATCGATTGCCGCAATGGTTGGCATTGGCAGATTGCCtacaatagaaaaaaatattaaaggAGAATGAGTGCCAAAATAAAATCGTGTCTCCACAGCAGTCTGGATAAAGATGAGATGGAGAAATATGATTTAGAAACCTTGCCTGCATCATGTAGTAGAATTATACAAATGAACCTTTATTTACTATAGAGGTATTTTAAACATTTGGATAAGATCATGCTTCATATAGTTGCATTGTTAAGCAACTCCTGAGTGAACACACCTACCAAGTTCTGTTATCAGTGCTCTTGCCTTGGACACAAACGGCCCGACTTCACTTTGATGCATTTTTGCCCTTTCTTTGAGGTCTGCACCTTTAGGGAAAGAAGACATCTCTGTGTTGGCAAAGGCCTGTGTTATAACTGTGTTACTCCAGTCAAGTTATAAAGTATACGCAGTTTGTTAATTAATTTTAACAAATAACAAAAGGTTTGACTGTATCAAATGAGATGCATCGTTACCTGCACAGAATATTCCAGGGACTAAACTGCATATGATGACACTTCGCActttattattctttttaaCATCATCCACAGCCTCGGACAACTGAAAGAATACATGTATGGTTATAACAGGGGTGAAGTGGACTGTAGTCACAAATCTAAGACAAATGCAACGttttacattttataaaaatgCATTGGTAATGCATTTGAATGCATTACCAAATTAATACGCACCAGTTTCACGAGGTTTCTACTAATAGCATTTTTGGATTTCGGTCTGTTGAttccaaaaacaacaataccTGGAAGATAACCATAAAAAAATGAAGGTTCAACTAAAAATAACACATGCAACTTATATAATAACCCTCACTCCCATACGAGAGTCCCTTTGATAGCAAGGCTTCGACTAATGGCAACTGAGCTATGTAGACCAAAGGTCAACACACAATAGCATGCATTAAGTCTACGTGTACCCCCTTTTGTTTAATGATTCACATCTTTGAACAGCTCATTGCATCAACATTAAAAGGACATTGCACTTCGGCTCCATTTTTAATGAATTCGAATGTAAAACACGAAGTGAAGTTTAAATTCAATGCTTTCTGCAGCTGCACTTTATGGAGCTGTACATTGGAGAGGAGCCCAACAACAATGCCCTTGGTGGCACCAAGTTATTAAGTTATAGAGGCTGCagatcgacacacacacacacacacacacacacacacacacacacacacacacacacacacacacacacacacacacacacacacacacacacacacacacacacacacacacacacacacacacacacacacacacacacacacacacacacacacacacacacacacacacacacacacagtttacctGAATCGTCTCCATCTAAATATTTAACACGCAGCTCATCTTTTGCTTCGGCGCTGTACTGACGTGTGGATCCCCGGCCGACCGATGCATTAGCCGGAACAGCAACATGAAATGAGTTTGCGTAAGCCCCTGCTCTACGAAAATATCTTAAATCCCCCGTTTGAAAGCGTAATGCTTGCAGGACCATTCTGTTCCCCCCGAGCACCGCCATACTGTCAATGCAGTGCAGTTTTGACTTTCAACTTTGAACCGAGTGACGCTTATTTGGTCACGTGATATACcattgctgtgttccaatatccatactatccgtacttactagcctacaTTTGAGTACCTagggcgttccaattcagatcgggcgaaaataagtgtactgaaaggaccagGATGGTGTTCTCAAAATGGTCAAATCGggaagtgtgtggcgatgtcaGAGCCGAAGAGCCCGGACACTTCCCATTttaccgatcttggttgtagttccatcagAAATcaactgggggtgatcgcgggcgatcTGTCGCGGGAGTCAATGGTGCTAGACggctaaataaatatatctctTCCACCTGCTTGtagttgaaatatcgcaaatgttattgtagattccgcatgttcaatatagattatagttcaaaagtcaaatgaatgagtaggctacttatgtcctttcgatttctgcGTGTAcggccgttgttggccgtacacgctaggattctgctaatgaatgcttattggtcagggacggacttgcgactgattacgaccagagacccctcttgaaggcatctgaagctgaatc from Gadus macrocephalus chromosome 4, ASM3116895v1 includes these protein-coding regions:
- the auh gene encoding methylglutaconyl-CoA hydratase, mitochondrial, which translates into the protein MAVLGGNRMVLQALRFQTGDLRYFRRAGAYANSFHVAVPANASVGRGSTRQYSAEAKDELRVKYLDGDDSGIVVFGINRPKSKNAISRNLVKLLSEAVDDVKKNNKVRSVIICSLVPGIFCAGADLKERAKMHQSEVGPFVSKARALITELGNLPMPTIAAIDGAALGGGLEMALSCDIRVSSNNAKMGLVEAKLAIIPGAGGTQRLPRCIGVSLAKELIFAARVVDGLEACRLGLVNHSVEQNPSGDSAYLRALALAREFNPQGPIAIRMAKLAINQGIEVDLSTGLAIEEACYSQVIPTKDRLEGLAAFREKRIPNFKGE